A region of the Candidatus Goldiibacteriota bacterium genome:
TATTTTGCCGTGCGCTGCGCCAAATACGGGTAATACCTGTCATCGCCCATCACTTTTGGAAGCACCCTTTGCGGAAGTGTCGTCGCGCACACTTCCATCATCTTGGCATCCATGATAGTTTTAGCGTAACGCGCAAACTTCTCGTCTTTGTCCCTGTTATAAAATTCCACCCATCCGCAGCGCGAACCGGGCCACGGGAATTCTTTGGATATTCCGCGCAGCGCCATTCCCGGGGTATCGCCTATTACCGAAGCCAGTTTGTTATGCACAGAACCGCCATAAAACAGGTTGGAATAGATTTCATCCGATACAATAAACAAATCAAACTCTTTGGCAATATCCACAACCTGCTTTATTACATCCCGTGAATACACCATGCCTGTGGGGTTATCAGGATTGACAATCAGAATCGCGCTTATTTCCGGATGCTTTATAATTTTTTCGCGCATATCTTTCAAATCCGGATACCAGCTGTTATCAGGGTCAAGATTATATGTAATATGGCGCGAACCCGCGTGCGCTGCTTCCGCGGAAGAGTGCGTTGAATACGCGGGGTTAGGTCCTATTACGCGCGACTCTTTATTCAGATAATTATAAATTGTGGCAATCGCGTCGCCCAGCCCGTTAAAAAATAAAATATCATCAGGCACTATCTGCGCGCCGCCTTCAAGGTTACGCTCTTTCGCGATGTATTCACGTGTTTCCAAAAGCCCTTCAGTGGGAGAATAGCCGTAGCTTGAATTATCATTTTTAACCGTATCCGCGACAATATCCTTTATCCACTCCGGAACCTTTTCGCCTTTGGCAACAGGGTCGCCGATGTTTTCCCATATTATATCAATACCTGTCTTTGCAATCTTATTT
Encoded here:
- a CDS encoding pyridoxal phosphate-dependent aminotransferase, encoding MRNNIIHPGADELTYEIREIVKVGNKIAKTGIDIIWENIGDPVAKGEKVPEWIKDIVADTVKNDNSSYGYSPTEGLLETREYIAKERNLEGGAQIVPDDILFFNGLGDAIATIYNYLNKESRVIGPNPAYSTHSSAEAAHAGSRHITYNLDPDNSWYPDLKDMREKIIKHPEISAILIVNPDNPTGMVYSRDVIKQVVDIAKEFDLFIVSDEIYSNLFYGGSVHNKLASVIGDTPGMALRGISKEFPWPGSRCGWVEFYNRDKDEKFARYAKTIMDAKMMEVCATTLPQRVLPKVMGDDRYYPYLAQRTAKYWEKSQLAYEIFSKMPQLKVNLTKGAFYMTVVFKDGVLKDGQFLKPLNEKAAEIIKPLLKTEVLDKQFAYHLLASRGICVVPLSSGFNSDLYGFRITLLETDTDKFKSIINTIADAIKEYISSK